The Nitrospirota bacterium genome has a segment encoding these proteins:
- a CDS encoding HDOD domain-containing protein, with translation MLSNAGVHGNGEGKTPSGPIKSVTLMITEFTSTYIPGRHMERPSISVIIDKLNDILLTKNLGVKIKSVGTKTYYTFNDSSNALHTAFNIKGIVDKYNLLTQSNTPVLFKIAIHTGPMENDDLKPVTSTASLLISKTDSDCIYLTEEAYNALPEKDKENCKEEKTIQSMSRGVLKIYKVGFIADILKTQEKPPEHVKPQEQEKRPDMILYGKPVGAFSKKLTTVEAIKEKTSKDGFPVMSHTIDLLLKLPENLKVDEISVTQLTNVILDDFSLTNKLLSLVNTAYYTQYDGKINTMSRAIMLLGFVQIRSTALSLLLFEDIADKHLAYELKILIINSIMSSMISKNIALNGTQINAEEAFICSMLHDLGKILVAYFLPEDYGLVTEKIKKQQYSEDMASRSVLGMSYEELGISISTEWKLPKQAIHCMHKLDNERVIKPETNDDRLRGAVAFSAELCSLMLDDSIAITDKQMSLKKITKRYGECFTLSQDQMSAIFNSTLKEMNHYFGVYDIKSEEIELFRKISDFYAAFEAVRPIEVKTAVPVPEENKLGDTEFLGGTLPAGNEKQESVVFQRAIYDITTALLEDYSLNDTLRMILEIIYNTMGFSHVLICRKNSKQDRMVGWFGFGADIDVIVSKFNFPIVDSDDVFSFALKNGSDMVVADSKAPDVKERIPLWYANVLNSDTFVVLPIIVSDKPIAVIYADNAGTERKSFSQHQIWCLKALRKQVNMVFKQKLKT, from the coding sequence GTGTTAAGTAATGCAGGGGTGCATGGAAACGGCGAGGGAAAAACGCCGTCAGGCCCGATAAAAAGTGTAACGTTAATGATAACCGAATTTACCAGCACTTACATACCAGGCAGACATATGGAAAGACCCTCCATATCGGTTATTATTGATAAGCTAAACGACATACTTCTTACTAAAAACTTAGGTGTTAAGATAAAAAGTGTCGGTACTAAGACATATTATACTTTTAACGACAGCAGCAACGCCCTGCACACTGCTTTTAATATAAAAGGAATAGTGGATAAGTATAACCTTCTGACTCAGAGCAATACCCCTGTACTTTTTAAAATAGCCATTCACACTGGTCCTATGGAAAATGATGACTTAAAGCCGGTAACCAGTACGGCATCTTTACTCATATCAAAAACCGATTCAGACTGTATTTATTTAACAGAAGAGGCCTACAACGCCCTGCCGGAAAAAGACAAAGAAAACTGCAAAGAAGAGAAAACCATCCAAAGTATGAGCAGGGGCGTCTTAAAGATATACAAAGTAGGCTTTATTGCGGATATCTTGAAAACACAAGAGAAACCTCCTGAGCATGTGAAACCTCAGGAACAAGAAAAACGCCCCGATATGATTTTATATGGAAAACCAGTAGGTGCTTTTTCCAAAAAACTCACTACAGTTGAAGCAATTAAGGAAAAAACTAGTAAAGACGGATTTCCCGTTATGTCACACACGATAGATCTGCTGTTGAAATTACCGGAAAATCTTAAAGTTGACGAAATATCGGTTACTCAGTTGACAAACGTTATTTTAGATGATTTCTCGTTGACCAACAAGCTTCTGTCCCTTGTTAATACTGCTTACTACACTCAATACGACGGTAAAATCAACACAATGTCAAGAGCGATAATGCTTTTGGGATTTGTTCAGATAAGAAGCACAGCGCTGTCTCTTTTGCTGTTTGAAGACATTGCGGATAAGCACCTTGCCTATGAACTTAAAATTTTAATTATAAACTCAATAATGAGTTCTATGATTTCAAAAAACATAGCATTAAACGGTACACAAATAAACGCAGAAGAGGCCTTCATCTGTTCCATGCTTCATGATCTCGGTAAAATCCTGGTTGCTTACTTTTTACCGGAGGACTATGGTTTGGTTACTGAGAAGATAAAAAAACAGCAGTACAGCGAGGATATGGCATCGCGCTCTGTCCTTGGCATGTCGTATGAAGAGCTTGGCATAAGTATTTCCACCGAATGGAAACTACCCAAACAAGCCATCCACTGTATGCATAAGCTTGACAACGAACGGGTTATTAAACCTGAGACCAACGATGACAGACTCAGAGGTGCAGTGGCTTTTTCCGCAGAACTTTGCTCTCTCATGCTGGATGACTCTATAGCCATCACTGATAAACAAATGTCTCTCAAAAAGATAACAAAACGATATGGCGAATGCTTTACACTGTCGCAAGATCAGATGTCAGCTATCTTTAATTCAACGTTAAAAGAGATGAACCACTATTTTGGCGTTTACGACATTAAATCCGAAGAGATAGAGCTTTTTAGAAAGATAAGCGACTTCTACGCTGCCTTTGAAGCTGTAAGACCCATCGAGGTTAAAACCGCTGTCCCAGTTCCTGAGGAAAACAAACTCGGTGATACTGAGTTTCTTGGCGGAACGTTGCCAGCCGGAAACGAAAAACAGGAAAGTGTTGTATTCCAGAGAGCCATCTACGATATCACCACTGCTCTTTTAGAGGATTATTCTTTAAACGACACGCTGCGCATGATTTTAGAGATTATTTATAACACCATGGGGTTTTCGCATGTGTTGATTTGCCGGAAAAACTCCAAGCAAGACAGAATGGTTGGATGGTTTGGTTTTGGAGCTGATATAGATGTTATTGTAAGCAAATTTAATTTCCCAATCGTTGACTCTGACGATGTGTTTAGTTTTGCGCTCAAAAACGGTTCTGACATGGTCGTTGCCGACTCCAAAGCGCCCGACGTAAAGGAACGGATACCACTGTGGTACGCTAATGTATTAAACTCAGATACCTTTGTCGTGTTACCAATAATAGTTTCAGACAAACCTATTGCAGTTATCTATGCCGACAATGCCGGCACCGAACGGAAATCTTTTTCCCAACACCAAATATGGTGTCTGAAAGCTCTGAGAAAACAAGTTAATATGGTATTTAAACAGAAATTGAAAACCTAA
- a CDS encoding TIGR01212 family radical SAM protein (This family includes YhcC from E. coli K-12, an uncharacterized radical SAM protein.) has translation MKAGFNSFGSYMKSLYGESVYKVNVDAGFTCPNRDGTVGYGGCIYCNNDSFRPGPCEPALGVDKQIENGIGYLSKRYKAKKFIAYFQPYTNTYAPVDELRRLYYQALSNPSIIGLAIGTRPDSVDEEKLQLLKDISRDYFVLIEYGLQSIYDKSLNFINRGHNYDCFLNTIELSAKMGLKNLGAHLIVGFPTESRSEMMDMAGVISAMPVNFLKIHQLQVIKSTALALAYEKNPFYVFSYEEYLEFIREFIQKLSPHLVLQRLFATAPDDILIAPLWNKTRQQIIRDIELMFTGRDIYQGKHFVPEDIVKTHL, from the coding sequence ATGAAGGCCGGTTTTAACTCCTTTGGTTCTTATATGAAGTCACTCTATGGTGAATCCGTGTATAAGGTAAATGTAGATGCCGGCTTTACGTGTCCAAACAGGGACGGCACTGTTGGGTACGGAGGGTGTATCTATTGTAATAACGACAGCTTCAGGCCGGGGCCCTGTGAACCCGCACTCGGTGTTGATAAACAGATTGAAAACGGCATCGGCTATCTATCTAAACGCTACAAGGCTAAAAAGTTTATTGCATACTTTCAGCCCTACACTAATACCTACGCACCAGTTGATGAGCTAAGGCGGTTGTACTACCAGGCACTGTCTAATCCAAGCATAATCGGTTTAGCCATAGGCACGCGTCCTGACTCGGTTGACGAGGAAAAGTTGCAGTTATTGAAAGATATTTCCAGAGATTATTTTGTATTAATTGAGTACGGCCTACAGTCTATCTACGACAAAAGCCTGAACTTTATAAACAGAGGGCATAATTATGACTGTTTCTTAAATACCATAGAGCTGTCTGCTAAAATGGGGCTTAAGAATTTAGGAGCTCATCTTATCGTAGGGTTTCCCACCGAGTCGCGCTCGGAGATGATGGACATGGCAGGGGTTATATCGGCAATGCCTGTAAATTTTCTTAAAATCCATCAGCTTCAGGTTATAAAATCCACAGCTTTAGCTCTAGCTTACGAAAAGAATCCGTTTTACGTTTTTTCGTATGAGGAATATCTCGAATTCATCCGGGAGTTTATACAAAAACTATCGCCGCATCTTGTCCTTCAAAGGCTTTTTGCCACCGCCCCTGATGACATCCTGATTGCCCCTCTGTGGAATAAGACCAGACAGCAAATCATCCGCGATATAGAGCTTATGTTTACAGGAAGGGACATTTATCAGGGTAAACACTTTGTGCCTGAAGATATAGTAAAAACCCATCTGTGA
- a CDS encoding arginine--tRNA ligase encodes MISMIEKFILDAVESLGVKVDYAEVEIPKRAGQGDISTPVAMSLSGKLKTQPRKIAEALTLALNSRPEIKTMFEKIEILGPGFINFHLKSSFLYEQLNMLYNNREEFLRVELGFGKKVQIEFVSANPTGPLHLGHGRGAALGAALANLLTAAGFTVEKEFYINDAGRQVSLLGKSVFSAYHHLFNSDKYPMPEDGYRGDYVEVIAKDIDETYGDSLLNRDFNDVSTIFTDYSYKKMLKWIEDDLSAFSVTFDRWQSERELFDSGTVRGSIDLLRQQGYIYDEDGAVWFRATAFGDEKDRVIIKSDGSYTYFASDISYHIRKFQRGFDECINIWGADHHGYIPRVKAAIKAAGVDDSRLTVLLVQMVSLLRGGVPVQMSKRAGEFITLSDLMDEIGADTARFIFLTRRPDSQLEFDLDAAKAQSAENPVFYVQYAYARINSIFSKAHERGIQTSFQGIEMNLSLLDKLEELQIIKKLILYPLIFENAARAREPHRITFYLQELSGMFHPYYNKYRILSVEGTEETAETLMLTQARLILCESIKTIIEAGLNILGITAPERM; translated from the coding sequence ATAATTTCGATGATAGAAAAATTTATTCTTGATGCAGTTGAAAGTTTGGGCGTTAAAGTGGACTATGCAGAGGTGGAAATTCCAAAGCGGGCAGGGCAGGGGGATATTTCAACGCCGGTGGCGATGAGTTTATCGGGAAAGTTAAAGACTCAACCCAGAAAAATAGCGGAGGCTCTCACCTTAGCACTTAACAGCCGGCCTGAGATTAAAACAATGTTTGAAAAAATAGAAATCCTTGGGCCGGGGTTTATTAACTTTCACCTTAAGAGCAGCTTTCTGTATGAGCAGTTAAACATGCTTTATAACAACAGGGAAGAATTCTTACGGGTGGAGCTTGGGTTTGGAAAGAAAGTACAGATAGAATTTGTGAGCGCTAACCCAACCGGCCCATTGCACCTTGGGCATGGCCGAGGTGCAGCCTTAGGAGCAGCCCTTGCTAATCTTCTAACGGCAGCAGGCTTTACGGTTGAGAAAGAGTTTTACATAAATGACGCCGGACGGCAGGTCTCGCTTCTTGGTAAATCGGTTTTTTCGGCTTACCACCATCTGTTTAACTCTGACAAATATCCCATGCCGGAGGATGGTTACAGAGGCGATTATGTTGAGGTGATAGCAAAAGACATAGACGAAACTTATGGAGATTCTCTCCTAAACCGTGACTTTAATGACGTTTCAACGATATTTACAGACTACTCTTATAAGAAAATGCTCAAGTGGATAGAGGACGATTTAAGTGCGTTCAGCGTAACTTTTGACAGATGGCAAAGTGAGCGGGAACTTTTTGACAGCGGCACAGTCAGAGGCTCCATTGATTTACTGAGACAACAGGGATATATCTACGATGAGGACGGAGCCGTGTGGTTTAGGGCAACAGCGTTTGGAGATGAAAAGGACAGGGTAATAATAAAAAGCGACGGCAGTTACACATACTTTGCCTCTGATATTTCATATCACATACGGAAATTTCAGCGGGGATTTGACGAATGTATTAATATATGGGGGGCAGACCACCATGGCTACATACCGCGCGTAAAGGCTGCAATTAAAGCGGCAGGGGTTGATGACTCAAGGCTGACAGTGCTACTGGTGCAGATGGTATCACTTCTAAGAGGCGGGGTGCCGGTTCAGATGTCTAAGCGTGCCGGTGAGTTTATCACGTTGAGCGATTTAATGGATGAGATAGGCGCAGACACTGCCAGATTTATATTTCTTACAAGAAGACCGGACAGCCAACTGGAGTTTGACCTCGATGCGGCAAAGGCGCAATCGGCGGAAAATCCTGTCTTTTATGTTCAGTATGCCTACGCAAGAATAAACAGCATATTCAGCAAAGCTCATGAAAGGGGCATTCAAACGTCCTTTCAGGGTATTGAGATGAATCTTTCACTTTTGGATAAACTGGAGGAGCTTCAAATCATAAAAAAGCTTATCCTATATCCATTGATATTTGAAAACGCAGCCCGTGCCCGTGAGCCACACAGAATTACCTTTTATCTTCAGGAGCTATCCGGAATGTTTCACCCTTACTACAATAAGTACAGAATACTGAGCGTAGAGGGGACAGAGGAGACCGCTGAGACGCTCATGCTGACACAAGCGCGGCTAATCCTGTGTGAATCAATTAAGACCATAATTGAGGCCGGACTTAATATTCTCGGTATTACCGCCCCTGAAAGAATGTAA
- a CDS encoding HDOD domain-containing protein, translating to MNATATEVSVVTVMVTEFGFDEDSSTKSSASHIIKRLNDVLLQKNRGIMIKDYKNRTVYSFEDCGSALGTAHKILELMDKYNNLKINSKSVTTRIVLHSGLGTLYADVESSGLSVVAMVILSSIKATGIYLTEETYGMIDVEDRELCRLESSMDIKGLGQVKVYKVSPEKQEVVQALPEKQETPQPVSEKQETAPPVPEKQENAQVLPEKQEIAQAVSEKQEIIQKVPSTPIDQTYYVQAPEPEVKSRSTIDTLQGKFTSSGGFPIMSKTVDILMKLPVNVLQDDTHIANVTNSILTDYGLTSKILALVNTSYYSQYGGKVGTISRALMLLGFIQVRNAALSLILFEGIVDKSMASELKQLIVGSLMKANIAKSLAGKIITADPEEAFICAMLHDLGKIMVAYFLPEEHVAITEKMKSEDLSENSASTAVLGTSYEDLSVSIAKGWSLPEHIIHSMKHVDKANLFKPITSIDKSHMLVSYSTDLGSVILDQALTNTQKRNSISDLTAHYSVCFNITEQQIRGLYDNLLKEINVFLKVYESKAKKEPIIEKINSFLKAAKASEFVVGEKTERVDSIEIVETEILGLSKAEAKLNADGESLNKGLSDIVGALTGEYTVNDVLRIILEIMYRTMGFSRVFICIRNPKTNTMEARFGFGSEVEKVIRIFKFSLNNSEDVFNSSLTNNTDMLVADSTLKDARSRIPDWYLNTINAHSFTALPIVLNDKPIGMIYGDVIYGGNASLKADMIWNLKIMRKLALLAFKQKLQG from the coding sequence ATGAACGCAACGGCAACAGAAGTGAGTGTGGTAACCGTAATGGTGACAGAGTTTGGCTTTGATGAGGATAGCTCAACAAAGTCATCCGCCAGTCATATTATAAAGAGGTTGAATGATGTGCTGCTTCAGAAAAACCGTGGTATAATGATAAAGGACTACAAAAACCGTACAGTGTATTCCTTTGAGGACTGCGGCAGTGCCCTCGGAACAGCCCACAAAATATTGGAGTTAATGGATAAGTATAATAATCTGAAAATAAACTCTAAGTCTGTAACAACCAGGATAGTGCTTCACTCAGGATTAGGCACTCTCTATGCCGATGTTGAATCCTCAGGGCTTTCAGTTGTGGCAATGGTTATTCTGTCATCCATAAAAGCCACCGGCATATATCTCACCGAGGAAACATATGGCATGATAGACGTTGAAGACAGGGAGCTTTGCCGGCTTGAAAGCAGCATGGACATAAAAGGACTGGGACAGGTAAAGGTATATAAAGTGTCGCCTGAAAAACAGGAGGTTGTTCAAGCGTTACCTGAAAAGCAAGAAACACCACAGCCGGTATCCGAAAAACAAGAAACAGCACCGCCTGTACCTGAAAAACAGGAAAACGCACAAGTGCTGCCCGAAAAGCAGGAAATTGCACAAGCGGTATCAGAAAAGCAAGAAATTATACAGAAAGTGCCTTCAACTCCTATTGATCAAACCTATTATGTGCAAGCGCCTGAACCGGAGGTTAAGAGCAGAAGCACTATTGACACACTGCAGGGCAAGTTTACTTCAAGCGGAGGATTTCCAATAATGAGTAAAACCGTGGATATTTTAATGAAGCTACCGGTTAATGTCTTGCAGGATGACACTCATATAGCAAATGTTACAAATTCGATACTTACCGATTATGGTTTGACCAGTAAAATTCTTGCTCTTGTAAACACATCTTACTATAGCCAGTATGGCGGTAAGGTAGGCACTATATCGAGGGCTCTGATGCTGCTTGGGTTTATTCAGGTAAGAAATGCGGCTCTTTCACTGATTCTGTTTGAGGGGATTGTGGATAAGTCAATGGCAAGCGAGCTTAAGCAGTTGATAGTCGGCTCACTTATGAAGGCCAACATAGCAAAGTCTCTGGCAGGGAAAATTATAACAGCCGACCCTGAGGAGGCCTTTATTTGTGCCATGTTACACGATCTTGGGAAAATCATGGTGGCATACTTTCTTCCTGAAGAACACGTTGCGATAACAGAAAAAATGAAAAGTGAGGATCTCAGTGAAAACTCAGCATCCACAGCCGTTTTGGGTACGTCGTACGAGGACCTCAGCGTAAGCATAGCAAAGGGATGGTCACTGCCGGAACACATCATCCACAGCATGAAACACGTTGATAAAGCAAATCTCTTTAAGCCTATAACAAGCATAGATAAGAGCCACATGCTGGTGTCCTATTCGACCGACTTAGGCTCTGTGATACTGGACCAGGCGCTGACAAACACACAAAAACGAAATTCCATAAGTGACTTGACTGCTCACTACAGCGTGTGCTTTAACATAACCGAACAGCAAATCAGAGGGCTATATGACAATCTTCTTAAGGAAATCAATGTCTTCCTTAAGGTATATGAATCAAAGGCAAAAAAAGAGCCTATCATAGAGAAAATCAACAGCTTTTTAAAGGCTGCCAAAGCGTCCGAGTTTGTGGTAGGTGAAAAGACCGAGCGGGTTGATTCTATAGAAATTGTGGAGACTGAAATTCTGGGGTTATCCAAAGCTGAGGCAAAGCTTAACGCTGACGGAGAGAGCCTCAACAAGGGGCTTTCAGACATAGTTGGAGCACTAACAGGAGAATACACCGTAAATGATGTGTTGAGGATAATACTTGAAATAATGTATCGCACGATGGGGTTTTCACGCGTTTTTATTTGCATAAGAAACCCTAAGACCAATACGATGGAGGCAAGGTTTGGGTTTGGTTCAGAGGTGGAAAAAGTAATACGGATTTTTAAGTTTTCGTTAAATAATTCAGAAGACGTATTTAACTCATCACTTACCAACAACACAGACATGCTGGTAGCGGATTCAACTCTCAAAGACGCACGCAGCCGCATTCCCGACTGGTACTTAAACACAATAAATGCTCATTCATTTACAGCGTTGCCGATTGTATTAAATGATAAACCAATAGGAATGATATACGGCGATGTTATCTACGGAGGAAATGCCTCACTTAAGGCAGATATGATCTGGAACCTTAAAATCATGAGAAAGCTTGCTCTATTAGCATTTAAACAAAAACTACAGGGCTAA
- a CDS encoding peptide chain release factor-like protein has translation MDFAVSPKKNQWLKDQMVALNIKEDDLLEKFIRSSGKGGQKVNKSSTCVYIKHLPTGIEVKCMKDRSQSINRFLARRTIVEKLTNMLKDR, from the coding sequence ATGGATTTTGCGGTAAGCCCCAAAAAAAACCAATGGTTAAAAGATCAGATGGTTGCCCTTAATATAAAAGAAGATGACCTACTTGAAAAATTTATAAGGTCCTCGGGAAAAGGCGGCCAAAAGGTCAATAAGTCCTCAACGTGTGTTTACATAAAGCACCTGCCCACAGGCATAGAGGTTAAGTGCATGAAAGACAGAAGCCAGTCGATAAACCGATTTTTGGCCAGACGCACTATTGTTGAAAAGTTGACAAATATGCTAAAAGACCGTTAG
- a CDS encoding NAD-dependent epimerase/dehydratase family protein yields the protein MLNRVVSEDMSNILSSLDSKEKLRGSKVLITGCAGFLGYYFLTFFSQFTELLGIEQVVCIDNFLLGKPLWFEKTVGKIGSKLKKVTFDIAKDKFNELGEIADADFIIHMASVASPTFYRKYPIETVDANVWGLRQLLEYYKDKPIKGFLYFSSSEIYGDPSVEHVPIQEDYRGNVSCIGPRACYDESKRFSETLCYLYAKQYSMPITIVRPFNNYGPGMKLDDKRVPSDFANAIMNGSDIVLYSDGSPTRTFCYVSDAVTGYLKALLYGKFDYFNIGIDKPEISVRALAEIYVEKGKLITGYKGAIKYEKHPDTDYLTHNPTRRCPQIEKAKQLLHYTPTVEVDEGVGRFLEYLITEKNIP from the coding sequence ATGTTAAACCGGGTTGTTTCCGAGGATATGTCCAATATATTATCCAGCCTTGACAGTAAGGAAAAACTAAGAGGTTCTAAGGTTTTAATAACTGGTTGTGCAGGGTTTCTTGGATACTATTTTCTTACATTTTTTTCTCAGTTTACCGAGCTTCTTGGAATAGAACAGGTCGTATGTATTGACAATTTTCTGCTTGGCAAACCTCTCTGGTTTGAAAAAACTGTTGGCAAAATTGGCAGCAAACTAAAGAAGGTAACATTCGATATAGCAAAAGATAAATTCAATGAGCTTGGGGAAATTGCAGATGCTGATTTCATAATCCACATGGCCTCAGTAGCCTCTCCGACATTCTACAGAAAATATCCGATTGAAACAGTTGATGCCAATGTGTGGGGATTAAGACAACTGCTTGAATACTACAAAGACAAGCCTATAAAAGGTTTTCTGTATTTTTCCAGTAGCGAAATATACGGTGACCCGTCAGTAGAGCATGTTCCTATTCAGGAGGATTATCGGGGAAACGTAAGCTGTATTGGCCCAAGAGCGTGCTATGACGAGTCAAAAAGATTCAGTGAAACTCTATGTTATCTCTATGCTAAGCAATACAGTATGCCGATAACTATAGTGCGTCCTTTTAATAATTATGGCCCGGGGATGAAGCTTGATGATAAACGTGTCCCGTCTGATTTTGCCAATGCCATAATGAATGGAAGCGATATTGTGTTGTATTCGGATGGCTCTCCAACCAGAACTTTTTGTTATGTTTCTGATGCAGTAACCGGTTATCTGAAAGCACTTTTATACGGGAAATTTGACTATTTCAACATAGGAATTGATAAACCTGAAATATCTGTGCGTGCTCTTGCCGAAATATATGTTGAAAAAGGAAAACTCATAACGGGATATAAAGGAGCCATAAAGTATGAAAAACACCCGGACACCGATTACTTAACCCATAATCCAACCAGAAGGTGTCCACAGATAGAAAAAGCAAAACAATTGTTACACTACACTCCAACAGTAGAGGTGGATGAGGGTGTGGGACGATTTTTGGAATATTTAATAACAGAAAAAAACATACCGTAG
- a CDS encoding UDP-glucose/GDP-mannose dehydrogenase family protein: MIPIGITVIGLGFVGLTTSLGFSHRGRTVYGFDINQKKTEALRQCEIPFFEPGLSEALKEHKDKLFFLPEALSEAIDNSKIIFLCVGTPSDKTGQADLSQLLNAINDILKHIKKGQYKVIAIKSTIPPSTTNKVIKPYIESLGFEVGKDIGLSNNPEFLREGTSWMDFLCPDRVVIGTDDDEVFSVLSELYEPFGAPIYKVSYNTAEFIKYLSNTLLATMISFSNEMSMVAHTYGDIDISKSFKILSQDRRWFGTPAAMTSYVYPGCGFGGYCLPKDTLALYAAAKSKGYEASLLKTVLQINDNIKHFLVDRLSKETDPKSRIGILGLSFKPGTTDVRDTPAASLIEHLIRKGYTQITVYDPMAMEEFRKTFNQNVEYADNIEDLLSKCDCFIIVTWWKEFEAKKEILLQKKVYDFRYAIEL; the protein is encoded by the coding sequence ATGATACCGATTGGTATAACTGTAATAGGGCTGGGGTTTGTAGGGCTAACTACATCGCTGGGTTTTAGCCATAGGGGGCGCACTGTTTATGGTTTTGATATCAATCAGAAAAAAACAGAGGCTCTCAGGCAGTGTGAAATTCCTTTTTTTGAGCCGGGATTATCTGAGGCACTGAAAGAACATAAGGACAAACTGTTTTTTCTCCCTGAGGCTTTGAGTGAAGCTATTGATAACAGTAAAATAATATTCCTTTGTGTTGGAACACCCTCAGACAAAACAGGGCAGGCTGACCTGTCACAGTTATTAAATGCTATTAATGACATTTTAAAACACATTAAAAAAGGGCAATATAAGGTGATAGCTATAAAATCAACAATACCACCATCCACTACAAATAAAGTCATCAAACCATATATTGAAAGCCTGGGATTTGAAGTTGGTAAAGACATCGGGCTTTCAAATAACCCGGAGTTTCTGAGAGAGGGGACATCGTGGATGGATTTTCTCTGTCCTGACAGAGTGGTCATAGGCACGGATGATGATGAGGTTTTCTCTGTACTCAGTGAATTGTATGAACCTTTTGGCGCTCCGATATATAAGGTTTCATATAACACGGCAGAATTCATCAAATATCTTTCAAACACACTTCTTGCAACCATGATAAGTTTTTCAAATGAAATGTCTATGGTTGCACACACTTATGGAGATATAGACATAAGCAAATCCTTTAAAATTCTGTCCCAGGACAGAAGATGGTTTGGAACTCCTGCCGCTATGACAAGTTATGTGTATCCGGGGTGTGGATTTGGAGGGTACTGTCTGCCTAAAGATACGCTTGCCCTGTATGCCGCAGCAAAAAGCAAAGGCTATGAGGCATCGCTTTTAAAAACCGTGCTACAAATTAACGATAATATAAAACACTTTTTGGTGGACAGGCTTTCTAAGGAAACAGATCCGAAAAGCAGGATTGGAATTTTGGGACTATCCTTTAAGCCCGGTACCACTGATGTAAGGGATACACCTGCTGCCTCCCTTATCGAACACCTTATACGGAAAGGCTACACACAAATCACCGTGTATGATCCTATGGCAATGGAGGAGTTCAGGAAAACGTTTAATCAGAATGTGGAATATGCCGATAACATTGAAGATTTGTTAAGCAAGTGTGATTGCTTTATAATAGTTACGTGGTGGAAAGAGTTTGAGGCTAAAAAGGAGATTTTGCTCCAAAAAAAGGTATATGATTTCAGATACGCAATAGAGTTGTAA